In Panacibacter ginsenosidivorans, the following proteins share a genomic window:
- a CDS encoding gluconate 2-dehydrogenase subunit 3 family protein → MNRRDALSRVALIMGGTVIGAEAFLSGCKTATKYGESLNFTPEDIAYLNEIAETIIPATSTPGAKDAKVGEFMTVIVKDCYEEKDQKAFLEGMKKLDDASQKKNSKSFMESTPEQRKALLIDLDKEATAFNKSKKPEDPSHYFSAFKQLTLWGYFTSEPGATKALRYVAVPGRYEGCIPYKKGDKAWAT, encoded by the coding sequence ATGAACAGAAGAGATGCCTTATCACGTGTTGCGCTTATAATGGGCGGCACTGTTATTGGGGCAGAAGCTTTTTTGAGTGGCTGTAAAACGGCTACCAAATATGGCGAGAGCCTCAACTTTACTCCGGAAGATATTGCCTATCTGAACGAGATCGCTGAAACCATTATTCCTGCTACATCCACACCCGGCGCAAAAGATGCAAAGGTTGGTGAATTCATGACCGTAATCGTTAAGGATTGCTACGAAGAAAAAGACCAGAAAGCTTTTCTTGAAGGCATGAAAAAACTTGACGATGCCAGCCAGAAAAAGAATAGCAAGTCTTTTATGGAAAGTACACCAGAACAGCGTAAAGCTTTGTTGATAGATCTTGACAAAGAAGCAACTGCATTTAATAAAAGTAAAAAGCCGGAAGATCCCTCTCATTATTTTTCTGCGTTCAAGCAGTTAACGTTGTGGGGCTATTTTACTTCTGAACCAGGCGCTACCAAAGCATTGCGTTATGTGGCTGTGCCCGGAAGATATGAAGGTTGCATACCTTATAAAAAAGGTGATAAGGCCTGGGCTACCTAG
- a CDS encoding outer membrane protein assembly factor BamB family protein, producing the protein MNKIYSLLFFIFIFFIRVKAQPDEMFRGNAAHNKNYAGQDDNVFNKISWTFKTGAAVRSTAIAVNDIVYFGSNDGYLYALEKKTGELKWKFNCGSSVSSSPAYSTGLIYILSEQQILFAINANDGNLNWQKSIGEDKPYDWGFDYYFPSPAINTDTLLIASADGKVLSLNKQNGKSYWEFKAQHFIRATPALKDGWIYIGDTNGDMYALDSKTGKQKWVYKTFGSLLNNDTIGFDRKAILGSAVVEDDAVVFGSRDGFLYCVNRFDGTLRWKFDHKVSWVISSPSVVNGHVITGTSDGHFVQSVNIKTGQEKWRTYGTAPLWSSPLVVGNNVYIGGNEGVLYCIDINTGEKQAHPFCINSKIFSSPVVGDNKMYFGADNGLFYCLENTVINKNSLNRYVYWDKKNASIFLRNGVDILVKDFFYRKGYIVIDEKKLSSLVTENKNDGSGKVIVFVSSKLPASFLRTDTINILHSFIESGGIVVDIGNNSLVCDIDSSNNLNGFNYRRCKSLIGVNYPANDLRSFGGFFSATATAAGKSMGIKDHWTAISPIDKNDATTVLGIDEKGRASAWIKNIGKGKFVQMWVDQSFPEDYNFADDVLSNIERM; encoded by the coding sequence ATGAATAAAATATACAGCCTGCTTTTCTTTATTTTCATATTTTTCATACGCGTAAAAGCACAGCCAGATGAAATGTTTCGCGGCAATGCTGCACACAATAAAAACTATGCAGGCCAGGATGATAATGTCTTCAATAAAATTTCCTGGACATTTAAAACCGGTGCTGCAGTTCGCTCAACTGCCATTGCGGTAAATGATATCGTATACTTTGGCAGTAATGATGGCTATCTCTATGCGCTCGAAAAAAAGACTGGAGAACTAAAATGGAAATTTAATTGTGGCAGTTCGGTATCATCATCACCCGCTTATTCAACAGGACTGATTTATATACTAAGTGAACAACAAATTTTGTTCGCTATAAATGCTAATGATGGAAACCTCAACTGGCAAAAATCAATCGGCGAAGACAAACCATATGACTGGGGCTTTGATTATTATTTCCCATCACCTGCTATTAATACAGATACATTACTAATTGCCTCTGCAGATGGAAAAGTATTATCGCTTAATAAACAAAATGGCAAAAGCTATTGGGAATTTAAAGCACAACATTTTATACGTGCCACACCTGCGTTGAAAGACGGATGGATATATATTGGGGATACAAACGGAGATATGTATGCCCTTGATTCAAAAACAGGTAAACAAAAATGGGTATATAAAACATTCGGCTCTTTACTTAATAATGACACTATTGGTTTTGACAGAAAAGCAATTCTTGGTTCTGCAGTTGTAGAAGATGATGCAGTTGTATTTGGCAGCAGGGATGGGTTTCTTTATTGCGTAAATCGTTTTGATGGAACCTTGCGCTGGAAATTTGATCACAAAGTATCATGGGTTATTTCTTCTCCATCTGTTGTAAACGGGCATGTAATTACAGGTACATCGGATGGGCATTTTGTACAATCTGTAAATATTAAAACAGGGCAGGAAAAATGGCGAACATATGGCACCGCACCATTATGGTCATCGCCTCTTGTAGTTGGTAATAATGTTTACATTGGAGGTAATGAAGGCGTGCTTTATTGTATTGATATTAATACCGGCGAAAAGCAAGCGCATCCCTTTTGTATCAATTCGAAAATATTCTCTTCACCTGTTGTGGGTGATAACAAGATGTATTTTGGTGCAGACAATGGTTTATTTTATTGCCTGGAAAATACAGTAATTAATAAAAACTCTTTGAATCGTTATGTTTACTGGGATAAAAAAAATGCATCCATTTTTCTTCGCAATGGGGTTGATATATTGGTGAAAGATTTTTTTTACCGCAAGGGCTATATAGTGATTGATGAAAAAAAGCTGTCTTCATTAGTTACAGAAAATAAAAATGATGGAAGTGGAAAGGTGATCGTATTTGTTTCATCAAAACTGCCAGCTTCATTTTTAAGAACAGATACCATAAATATTTTACACAGCTTTATTGAATCAGGCGGTATTGTAGTGGATATCGGCAATAATTCTCTGGTGTGTGATATTGATTCAAGCAATAATCTGAACGGCTTTAATTACAGACGCTGCAAATCTTTAATTGGCGTCAATTATCCTGCAAATGATCTGCGTAGCTTTGGTGGTTTCTTTTCAGCAACTGCAACAGCAGCGGGAAAGTCAATGGGGATAAAAGATCATTGGACAGCCATATCTCCTATTGATAAAAATGATGCGACCACCGTGCTTGGTATTGATGAAAAAGGAAGAGCATCTGCTTGGATAAAAAATATCGGCAAAGGAAAATTTGTACAAATGTGGGTTGACCAATCTTTTCCTGAAGATTATAATTTTGCCGACGATGTACTCTCAAATATTGAGCGTATGTAA
- a CDS encoding sugar phosphate isomerase/epimerase family protein: MSYSRRKFLQTTGLLGAGAMLASNNLFAGKAPLTNFGIQLWTVQQDMAKDAAGTLKALASYGYKQIEGFEGRMGMFWGMTVGDMKKYMDDLGMTMISSHCNINDKFEIKAANAANMGMKYLICPYLGPQKSADDFKKAADNFNAKGEICKKNGLRFAYHNHGYSFKTIDGQVPEDIMLANTNPDLVDFEMDMYWVVTGGADINSYLKKYKGRFRLCHVKDRQKGVDASVEDASVILGTGSIDYPSIVPIAKKYGVEYFIVEQEKFDDTTPMLSAEADAKYMMTLKA; encoded by the coding sequence ATGAGTTATTCGAGAAGAAAATTTTTGCAAACAACAGGTTTGTTAGGTGCAGGTGCAATGCTTGCTTCTAATAATTTATTTGCCGGCAAAGCTCCTCTTACCAATTTTGGTATTCAATTATGGACAGTGCAGCAGGATATGGCTAAAGATGCTGCCGGCACATTAAAAGCTTTGGCATCTTATGGATACAAACAGATCGAAGGCTTTGAAGGCAGGATGGGTATGTTTTGGGGAATGACTGTTGGCGACATGAAAAAGTATATGGATGATCTTGGCATGACGATGATCTCCAGCCATTGCAATATCAACGACAAGTTTGAAATAAAAGCAGCCAATGCAGCCAACATGGGCATGAAGTACTTGATATGCCCATACCTTGGTCCGCAAAAATCTGCCGATGATTTTAAAAAGGCTGCAGATAATTTCAATGCAAAAGGAGAGATTTGTAAAAAGAACGGATTACGCTTTGCATACCATAATCATGGGTATTCATTCAAAACCATTGATGGCCAGGTACCGGAAGATATAATGCTGGCGAATACAAATCCTGACCTCGTAGATTTTGAAATGGATATGTACTGGGTTGTAACAGGAGGGGCAGATATTAACTCATACTTAAAAAAATACAAAGGTCGTTTCCGTCTGTGCCATGTTAAAGACAGGCAAAAAGGCGTGGATGCAAGTGTGGAAGATGCATCGGTTATATTGGGTACGGGTAGTATAGACTATCCCTCTATTGTACCGATTGCAAAAAAATACGGTGTAGAATATTTTATAGTAGAGCAGGAAAAATTTGATGACACTACGCCCATGTTAAGCGCTGAGGCCGATGCAAAGTATATGATGACATTGAAAGCATAA
- a CDS encoding M1 family metallopeptidase, which produces MKHLLLICSLIACSVAGANAQALYMPREVKEAFKKETRSIDGKPGKNYWQNYGRYNITVTAAPPDRNIKGSETIMYVNNSTDTIRNPVIKLFLNIHKPGAPRNFGVGADYLTDGVQIDKVTVNNQPYQWRNNPNAFTFQSMRLPKPLAPHDSIQLMFDWHYEISLQSNREGMIDSTTYFLAYFYPRVAVFDDISGWDRMNFMDSHEFYSDFNDYTVTLNVPKNYIVWGTGTLNNPERLLQPDFLKKYYSSFTSDETIHVATKEDLAAKRVTAQDNMNSWKFTANNIPDMAFGLSDHFVWDAGSVLVDDATKRRASVQAAYNDTAADYRNMVEYGKHSLDWLSHNWPGIPYPYEKTTIFQGYAGMEYPMMANDETYEDPNFSRFVAEHEIAHTYMPFYMGINETRYGFMDEGWATTFELLIGRADLGVEKAESLYKQFRIAGWIGDPSAGEDIPIVTPGDALTGQGFGNNEYGKASIGYLAMKDLLGDQLFKTCLHAYMNRWNGKHPIPWDFFNTFNNISGQDLNWFWNSWYFSNNYIDFAVQSVNKNKNSYAVAIQNIGGYPAPFDLVITYDDGSSEKQHQTPMLWKADLKNASVNITTKKKIKSVQIDGGIFMDADESNNTFNVQ; this is translated from the coding sequence ATGAAACATTTATTGCTTATTTGCAGCCTTATTGCCTGCAGTGTGGCCGGTGCAAATGCTCAAGCGTTGTATATGCCAAGAGAGGTTAAGGAAGCTTTTAAAAAGGAAACCCGGTCTATTGATGGAAAGCCTGGTAAGAATTACTGGCAGAATTACGGCCGCTATAATATTACTGTTACAGCAGCACCGCCGGATCGTAATATTAAAGGCAGTGAAACGATCATGTATGTAAATAACAGCACCGATACGATCCGTAATCCCGTTATCAAACTTTTTTTGAATATACATAAACCCGGTGCTCCCCGCAATTTTGGCGTTGGCGCAGATTATCTTACGGATGGTGTGCAAATAGATAAAGTAACGGTGAACAACCAGCCTTACCAATGGAGAAACAACCCCAATGCATTTACCTTTCAGTCAATGCGTTTGCCAAAACCACTTGCACCGCACGATTCTATACAACTTATGTTCGATTGGCACTACGAAATATCATTGCAGAGTAACCGCGAAGGCATGATAGATTCCACTACTTATTTTCTTGCTTACTTCTACCCGCGTGTAGCAGTATTTGATGATATAAGCGGTTGGGACCGTATGAATTTTATGGATTCTCATGAATTTTACAGCGACTTCAATGATTATACTGTAACACTTAATGTTCCTAAAAATTATATCGTTTGGGGAACAGGTACACTCAATAACCCTGAGCGTTTATTACAGCCCGATTTTCTAAAGAAATATTATTCATCTTTCACCTCTGATGAAACAATACATGTGGCAACCAAAGAAGATCTTGCTGCAAAAAGAGTAACAGCACAGGATAATATGAACAGCTGGAAATTTACAGCTAATAATATTCCTGATATGGCTTTTGGTTTAAGCGATCATTTTGTATGGGATGCAGGAAGTGTATTGGTTGATGATGCAACAAAAAGAAGGGCAAGTGTGCAGGCTGCTTATAATGATACAGCTGCTGATTACAGGAATATGGTAGAGTATGGAAAACATTCATTGGATTGGTTATCGCACAACTGGCCGGGCATTCCTTACCCTTACGAAAAGACAACAATTTTCCAGGGTTATGCAGGAATGGAATATCCTATGATGGCAAATGATGAAACTTATGAAGATCCTAATTTCTCAAGGTTTGTTGCAGAGCATGAAATAGCACATACCTATATGCCATTTTATATGGGCATCAACGAAACACGTTATGGCTTTATGGATGAAGGCTGGGCGACCACTTTTGAACTGCTGATTGGCCGTGCAGATCTTGGTGTGGAGAAAGCAGAGAGTTTGTATAAGCAATTCCGCATAGCAGGCTGGATAGGCGATCCATCTGCAGGTGAAGATATTCCTATTGTTACACCAGGCGATGCGCTTACCGGTCAGGGCTTTGGGAATAATGAATATGGAAAGGCTTCTATCGGTTATCTCGCAATGAAGGACCTGCTGGGCGACCAACTTTTCAAAACATGCTTACATGCATACATGAACCGCTGGAATGGAAAACACCCTATTCCATGGGATTTCTTTAATACATTCAATAACATCTCGGGGCAGGATCTAAACTGGTTCTGGAACAGCTGGTATTTTTCTAACAATTATATCGACTTTGCTGTTCAGTCTGTAAACAAAAACAAGAATAGCTATGCAGTTGCCATACAAAATATAGGTGGTTATCCTGCACCCTTTGATCTTGTAATAACTTATGATGATGGCAGTTCTGAAAAGCAGCACCAAACACCCATGTTGTGGAAAGCTGATCTGAAAAATGCATCAGTAAATATTACCACCAAAAAGAAAATAAAGTCAGTACAGATCGATGGTGGCATTTTTATGGACGCAGATGAAAGCAACAACACTTTTAATGTTCAGTAA
- a CDS encoding nucleoside deaminase, translating into MLSISDEYFMQQALKEAQKAFDTDEVPVGAVIVINNKIIARAHNQVELLNDPTAHAEILAITTACNYLGAKYLPDAALYVTIEPCLMCCGALYWSKIGKIVYGAPDIKNGYRKYIHASSQTHDTGEAPFHVKTEIIKGMLQDECAALIKEFFKRKR; encoded by the coding sequence ATGTTATCCATAAGTGATGAATACTTTATGCAACAGGCTTTAAAAGAAGCACAGAAGGCTTTTGATACTGACGAGGTGCCTGTTGGCGCTGTTATAGTGATCAATAATAAAATTATTGCAAGGGCGCATAACCAGGTTGAATTGTTGAATGACCCAACAGCCCATGCAGAGATACTAGCTATTACAACTGCATGTAATTACCTTGGTGCAAAATATTTGCCTGATGCAGCATTATATGTAACCATCGAACCTTGCCTTATGTGTTGCGGTGCACTTTACTGGAGTAAGATTGGGAAGATTGTCTATGGTGCGCCGGATATAAAAAATGGTTACAGAAAATATATTCATGCATCATCACAAACACATGACACCGGAGAGGCACCATTTCATGTAAAAACGGAAATTATAAAAGGTATGCTTCAGGATGAATGCGCTGCATTAATAAAAGAATTCTTTAAAAGGAAAAGATAG
- a CDS encoding helix-turn-helix transcriptional regulator: protein MSNAAYYGKLLMPLILFGWSKPLIVDNLELKTILLMPYVHLINEQNKLSLNKPADTDRIYYSELREWFTNNAFRSFSVKYVVEGAITYRCGQKEYKVEKNHFLLTSKQPFVKAYFESKQPVKSICIDICPSSIAETFSVLHHKEEHNLDNYMTGYFECPHFFEHVYNTGQTQLGLQLKQLSIALKNGLIYEDIVNEEWFLRLTEEIVLQEKQNCFSLNNISSRKVSTRKETYERLLTGREFIHAHYLQNPEIAEVARHCNLSVYHFFRSFKQAFKISPYQYMLQLRLQHALELLKTGIYSVTDIASLCSFPDVFSFSKAFKKQYGLSPNYYIRSIFESTSSAKL, encoded by the coding sequence TTGTCAAATGCTGCTTATTATGGTAAACTATTAATGCCGCTTATACTTTTTGGATGGTCAAAGCCTTTAATTGTTGATAACTTAGAATTGAAAACGATATTACTTATGCCTTATGTGCACCTGATAAATGAACAAAATAAACTATCGTTGAATAAGCCAGCCGATACGGACAGGATTTACTATTCTGAACTTAGAGAGTGGTTTACGAATAATGCATTCAGAAGCTTTAGTGTAAAATATGTGGTGGAAGGCGCTATTACTTATCGTTGCGGACAAAAGGAATACAAAGTGGAAAAAAATCATTTTTTGCTAACCAGCAAACAACCTTTTGTAAAAGCATATTTTGAATCTAAACAACCTGTAAAAAGTATTTGCATTGATATATGCCCGTCTTCGATTGCAGAAACATTTTCGGTGCTGCATCACAAAGAAGAACATAACCTAGATAATTACATGACGGGTTATTTTGAATGTCCGCACTTTTTTGAGCATGTATATAATACCGGGCAAACACAATTGGGCCTTCAACTAAAGCAACTTTCTATTGCATTAAAAAATGGCCTGATCTACGAAGATATTGTTAATGAAGAATGGTTTCTGCGGCTTACAGAAGAAATAGTATTGCAGGAAAAACAAAACTGCTTTTCGCTTAATAATATTTCATCGAGAAAAGTTTCTACACGCAAAGAGACCTACGAACGTTTATTAACAGGCAGAGAATTTATACATGCACATTATCTGCAGAATCCTGAAATTGCTGAGGTTGCAAGGCATTGTAACCTTTCCGTATACCATTTCTTCAGAAGTTTTAAACAGGCATTTAAAATATCACCTTATCAATATATGTTGCAGTTACGTTTGCAGCATGCATTGGAGCTTTTAAAGACCGGCATTTATTCTGTTACAGATATCGCTTCGCTCTGTAGTTTCCCGGATGTTTTTTCTTTCAGCAAGGCTTTTAAAAAACAGTACGGACTTTCCCCTAACTATTACATACGCTCAATATTTGAGAGTACATCGTCGGCAAAATTATAA
- a CDS encoding DUF1569 domain-containing protein, with the protein MQNLFQPESATGIVMRIARLKPAAKALWGKMNAAQMLAHCKAPLEVALGDRILKHSFIGWLFGKLAKKKMLKEPPFQHNLPTDGSFVVKDERVFSDEQEQLFTLIKRFAEADPQTIAARVHPFFGKMTIDEWGILQWKHLDHHLRQFGV; encoded by the coding sequence ATGCAAAACCTTTTTCAACCGGAATCTGCCACCGGAATCGTAATGCGCATTGCCAGATTAAAGCCAGCTGCCAAAGCCCTTTGGGGGAAAATGAATGCTGCACAGATGCTTGCTCATTGTAAAGCGCCACTGGAAGTGGCGCTTGGCGACAGAATTTTAAAACATAGTTTTATTGGTTGGTTATTTGGTAAGCTGGCTAAAAAGAAAATGTTGAAGGAACCTCCCTTCCAGCACAACCTGCCAACAGATGGAAGTTTTGTTGTAAAAGATGAACGCGTTTTTTCTGATGAACAGGAACAGCTTTTTACACTTATAAAAAGATTTGCAGAAGCCGATCCTCAAACTATTGCAGCAAGAGTGCATCCTTTTTTTGGTAAGATGACTATTGATGAATGGGGCATTTTGCAATGGAAACATCTTGATCATCACCTGAGACAGTTTGGCGTTTAA
- a CDS encoding L,D-transpeptidase family protein, with amino-acid sequence MKSLIYSCCCISLLLGFTSFHDKHILPKGTYLLVVEKSKYELSVYDDDGWYATYPVVFGNKDLGDKMREGDRKTPEGTFTIISKKVHEKWDRFMMLDYPTQESYQRFYERKAHGLIPQNATIGGGIGIHGTWPREDYAIDRYDNWTMGCISMKNEDVEELYNMIPVGTKVQIRK; translated from the coding sequence ATGAAAAGCCTTATTTATTCCTGCTGCTGCATAAGTTTATTGTTAGGTTTTACATCTTTTCATGATAAACATATTTTACCAAAGGGTACTTATTTATTAGTTGTAGAGAAAAGCAAATATGAATTAAGCGTATATGATGATGATGGCTGGTACGCCACTTACCCAGTTGTATTTGGCAATAAAGATCTTGGAGATAAAATGCGGGAAGGCGACCGCAAAACACCTGAAGGAACATTTACCATTATCAGTAAAAAAGTGCATGAAAAATGGGATAGATTCATGATGCTTGATTATCCTACACAGGAAAGCTATCAAAGATTTTATGAGCGTAAAGCGCATGGCCTGATACCCCAGAATGCAACTATTGGTGGTGGTATCGGTATTCATGGCACATGGCCGCGTGAAGATTATGCTATTGACCGTTATGACAACTGGACAATGGGCTGCATAAGCATGAAGAATGAAGATGTGGAAGAATTATACAATATGATACCCGTAGGAACAAAAGTACAAATAAGAAAATGA
- a CDS encoding alpha/beta hydrolase — MKLLLKKTAYILLFIFIFFNIVCAVQAYHFTRFVDNAPRQNPAEMGLFIKVGAVLFGTPVPKSKVVDSLHIPHSTVKIITEDGLQLAAWSTLHNNAVAAKGTIIMFHGHGSCRSGLTKEAEAFYGLGWNILTVDFRDHGESEGTTCSVGYNEAKDVKAAYDYAVANGAKNIVLYGISMGAATITKAMHDYSAIQPKKIILEMPFGTMHDAAEGFVRVMNLPDEPLGTFLAFWGGTDLGIWAFSNKPVEYVKDIHCKTLLQWGQEDFRVTQEETNTIYNNLGTKEKKLVVYANSGHQSLCKNEHDKWMQNITTFLNE, encoded by the coding sequence ATGAAACTGCTCCTTAAAAAAACTGCTTATATACTTTTATTTATTTTCATTTTTTTCAATATTGTTTGCGCTGTTCAGGCTTACCATTTCACCCGCTTTGTAGATAATGCACCACGTCAAAACCCAGCGGAGATGGGCCTTTTTATAAAAGTAGGCGCAGTATTATTTGGTACACCTGTTCCAAAAAGCAAAGTGGTTGATTCATTGCATATACCACACAGCACGGTAAAAATTATAACCGAAGATGGCTTGCAACTTGCAGCATGGAGCACGCTGCATAATAATGCTGTTGCCGCAAAAGGAACGATCATTATGTTTCATGGGCATGGCAGTTGCCGTAGTGGGCTTACAAAAGAAGCCGAAGCATTCTATGGGCTTGGCTGGAATATTTTAACGGTTGATTTTCGTGATCATGGTGAAAGTGAAGGCACCACTTGTAGTGTTGGTTATAATGAAGCCAAAGATGTAAAAGCCGCTTATGATTACGCTGTTGCAAACGGTGCAAAGAATATTGTGCTGTATGGCATATCAATGGGTGCGGCAACCATAACAAAAGCTATGCATGATTACAGCGCCATTCAACCAAAAAAAATAATTCTTGAAATGCCTTTTGGCACTATGCATGATGCGGCAGAAGGTTTTGTAAGGGTGATGAATTTGCCCGATGAACCGTTGGGTACTTTTCTTGCATTCTGGGGCGGCACAGATCTTGGCATTTGGGCATTTTCAAATAAGCCCGTTGAATATGTAAAAGATATTCACTGCAAAACTTTATTACAATGGGGGCAGGAAGATTTTCGTGTAACGCAGGAAGAAACAAATACTATTTATAATAATCTTGGCACTAAGGAAAAAAAATTGGTTGTGTATGCAAATTCAGGACATCAGAGTCTTTGCAAGAATGAGCATGATAAATGGATGCAAAACATTACAACATTTTTGAACGAGTAA